Proteins encoded by one window of Streptacidiphilus sp. PB12-B1b:
- a CDS encoding prolyl oligopeptidase family serine peptidase produces MSSETQQQQDFAELPVWEQRYRAARISLPAWADQAPDRSLFVSNATGTFEVYAWDRATGAQRQVTARANGTTDALLTPDGEWIWWFDDKDGDEFGIWRRQRFHPGPDAADGRSGGAADEEAVPGLPPAYAEGLALGRPGTGVTAVVGRCTDEDGTTLHLVRPGAEPVEVYRHRESAHVGGLSQDGTLIVIEHTEHGDAMHASLRVIRTADASTVAEMDDATGREEPLGLGSLGFAPLDGDPRLLVAHQRRGRWELMLWDTATDDRTELRLELPGDISAEWYPDASALLVDHTYRARSEIYRYDLASGSLEQLHTPPGTVLDATARPDGSVEYLWSSSEQPPVIRSTDGTVVLAAPGPQAPPSAPVEDVWVDGPGGPVHALVQRPATGSEPFPTVFHIHGGPMAHDGDEFAAAPATWLDHGFAVIRVNYRGSTGYGQAWADALKHRVGLIELEDIAAVRAWAVDSGLADPARLVLTGGSWGGYLTLLGLGSQPELWTLGVAAVPVADYVTAYHDEMEGLKAIDRTLFGGAPEDVPERYRDSSPITYVDAVKAPVYISAGLNDPRCPIAQIDNYIQLLEKSGKVHEVYRYEAGHGTLVVEERIKQLRLELDFVARHLV; encoded by the coding sequence ATGAGCAGCGAGACGCAGCAACAGCAGGACTTCGCCGAACTCCCCGTCTGGGAACAGCGGTACCGGGCCGCCCGGATCAGCCTGCCCGCGTGGGCCGACCAGGCCCCCGACCGGTCCCTCTTCGTGTCCAACGCCACCGGCACGTTCGAGGTCTACGCCTGGGACCGCGCCACCGGCGCGCAGCGCCAGGTGACCGCCCGCGCCAACGGCACCACCGACGCCCTCCTCACCCCGGACGGCGAGTGGATCTGGTGGTTCGACGACAAGGACGGCGACGAGTTCGGCATCTGGCGGCGGCAGCGCTTCCACCCCGGCCCGGACGCCGCCGACGGCCGCAGCGGGGGCGCGGCCGACGAGGAGGCCGTCCCCGGGCTGCCCCCGGCGTACGCGGAGGGCCTGGCCCTGGGCCGCCCGGGCACCGGCGTCACCGCGGTCGTCGGCCGCTGCACCGACGAGGACGGCACCACGCTGCACCTGGTGCGTCCCGGCGCGGAGCCGGTCGAGGTGTACCGGCACCGCGAGTCGGCGCATGTCGGCGGGCTCTCCCAGGACGGCACGCTGATCGTGATCGAGCACACCGAGCACGGCGACGCCATGCACGCCTCGCTGCGGGTGATCCGCACCGCCGACGCCTCGACCGTCGCCGAGATGGACGACGCCACCGGCCGCGAGGAGCCGCTGGGCCTGGGCAGCCTGGGCTTCGCCCCGCTCGACGGCGATCCCCGGCTGCTGGTCGCGCACCAGCGCCGGGGCCGCTGGGAGCTGATGCTGTGGGACACCGCCACCGACGACCGGACCGAGCTGCGGCTGGAGCTGCCCGGCGACATCTCCGCCGAGTGGTACCCGGACGCCTCCGCACTGCTGGTGGACCACACCTACCGGGCCCGCAGCGAGATCTACCGCTACGACCTGGCGTCCGGCTCGCTGGAGCAGCTGCACACCCCGCCCGGCACGGTGTTGGACGCGACCGCGCGGCCCGACGGCAGCGTGGAGTACCTGTGGTCCTCCTCGGAACAGCCGCCGGTCATCCGCTCCACCGACGGCACGGTGGTGCTGGCCGCGCCCGGCCCGCAGGCGCCGCCGTCCGCCCCGGTCGAGGACGTCTGGGTGGACGGCCCCGGCGGCCCGGTCCACGCACTGGTGCAGCGTCCGGCCACCGGCAGCGAGCCGTTCCCGACCGTGTTCCACATCCACGGCGGGCCGATGGCCCACGACGGCGACGAATTCGCGGCCGCCCCGGCCACCTGGCTGGACCACGGCTTCGCGGTGATCCGGGTCAACTACCGCGGCTCGACCGGCTACGGGCAGGCGTGGGCCGACGCGCTGAAGCACCGGGTGGGCCTGATCGAGCTGGAGGACATCGCCGCCGTCCGTGCCTGGGCCGTCGACTCCGGCCTGGCCGACCCGGCCCGGCTGGTGCTCACCGGCGGCTCCTGGGGCGGCTACCTGACCCTGCTCGGCCTCGGCTCCCAGCCGGAGCTGTGGACGCTGGGCGTGGCCGCCGTCCCGGTCGCCGACTACGTCACCGCCTACCACGACGAGATGGAGGGGCTGAAGGCCATCGACCGCACCCTCTTCGGCGGCGCCCCGGAGGACGTCCCCGAGCGGTACCGGGACTCCTCGCCGATCACCTACGTGGACGCGGTCAAGGCCCCGGTCTACATCAGCGCCGGGCTCAACGACCCGCGCTGCCCGATCGCCCAGATCGACAACTACATCCAGCTGCTGGAGAAGTCCGGCAAGGTGCACGAGGTCTACCGCTACGAGGCCGGGCACGGCACGCTGGTGGTGGAAGAGCGCATCAAGCAGCTCCGCCTCGAGCTGGACTTCGTCGCCCGCCACCTGGTCTGA
- a CDS encoding S53 family peptidase, producing MTDKVIAAPGGSMDPAPGSRDHAARKRRHTTRLAIAASTAALAMVSVAATADAVTVAPVSASPLAGGVSASPQRVGTAARVPAGAVKTGAPAGSTAVQLAVGLTPRDPGALQAFATAVSTKGSAQYHRYLAKGQFASVFGPTQDTIAKVTAALKAQGLKPGKVSADGLTIPVDTTLAAASRAFGTGFADYRLKDGTTGFVNTAAPQISGSVAADISGVGGLDTLNRRETDHTKLITPATAASVHVKGSTRSRATAPAATTGPQLCGTAAQTLSNDYGFSDGNGYYSAEDLAASYNMAHSSTSGAGTTIGVFELENYSASDLAAYQACYGTHVPVSVVKVDGGPKQAPNPSANVGVESLLDLEDVTSLAPGASVIDYEGPDLGPNLTDAQWLATYQAMVTDDRAQVLSISYGGCEYYTDGSVINAENYDSQEAAAQGQTIFVASGDAGANACEPAGGTDQNVLSVSDPASQPFVTGVGGTLLSGDPATSRSAWNSNNGGTGGGTSNVWSLTGAGFQNGFTGAGFNSAACKAASGSVCRQVPDVSALADPDSGYPVYIGGGWGTIGGTSGASPTWAALTAIADAQPTCQANGPLGYLNYALYGLASKSYGSYYTDITAGNNNVYSHGGYNAGTGYDLTTGLGEPNAATLTAALCAADPAPATGPGTYHPVTPTRLLDTRTISGGSVVPASGMTGVQIEGNSKIAGIPSTGVTAVVLNVTVTNTTGAGNLTAWGDNTTRPKTSNLNWTAKGQTISNLVTVAVPGDGAIDFYTNSATSVIADIQGYFTKATTGDTFTGVSPSRLLDTRNATGIATKTPITNQTVSLAVRGHGNVPADATAAVLNLTATQTTGGGGYIEAFPEGVSAPGVSNVNWAANGTTQAGLAIVPIGADGNVSLMVHGSAHVIADVFGYYTADATGTSFTGVTPNRILDTRSAVGVSTTAPITGGSTIVLQVTGKGGVPSGAKTAVLNVTVTSTAGSGNLIAWADGSTKPTTSNLNWIKGETVPNQVVVPIGADGKVDLYVNSTTHVIADVFGYYM from the coding sequence ATGACCGACAAGGTCATTGCGGCGCCGGGGGGTTCCATGGACCCTGCCCCTGGCAGCCGCGACCACGCCGCCCGCAAGCGGCGGCACACCACCCGTCTGGCGATCGCCGCCTCGACCGCGGCCCTGGCCATGGTCTCGGTGGCGGCCACGGCCGACGCCGTCACCGTGGCGCCGGTCTCGGCGAGCCCGCTCGCCGGGGGCGTGTCCGCCTCGCCGCAGCGGGTCGGCACCGCCGCCCGCGTCCCGGCCGGAGCCGTCAAGACCGGCGCGCCCGCCGGGAGCACCGCCGTCCAGCTGGCCGTGGGGCTGACGCCGCGCGACCCGGGCGCGCTCCAGGCGTTCGCCACCGCCGTCTCCACCAAGGGCAGCGCCCAGTACCACCGCTACCTGGCCAAGGGGCAGTTCGCCTCGGTGTTCGGCCCGACCCAGGACACCATCGCCAAGGTGACCGCCGCGCTCAAGGCCCAGGGCCTGAAGCCGGGCAAGGTCAGCGCCGACGGCCTGACCATCCCGGTCGACACCACGCTGGCCGCCGCGTCGCGCGCCTTCGGCACCGGCTTCGCCGACTACCGGCTGAAGGACGGCACCACCGGCTTCGTCAACACCGCGGCGCCGCAGATCTCCGGGTCGGTGGCGGCGGACATCTCTGGCGTCGGCGGCCTGGACACGCTGAACCGCCGCGAGACCGACCACACCAAGCTGATCACCCCGGCCACGGCCGCGTCGGTCCACGTCAAGGGCTCGACCCGGAGCCGCGCCACCGCCCCGGCGGCCACCACCGGTCCGCAGCTCTGCGGCACCGCCGCGCAGACGCTCTCGAACGACTACGGCTTCAGCGACGGCAACGGCTACTACAGCGCTGAGGACCTCGCCGCGTCGTACAACATGGCGCACAGCAGCACCAGCGGCGCCGGCACCACCATCGGCGTCTTCGAGCTGGAGAACTACTCCGCCTCGGACCTCGCCGCCTACCAGGCCTGCTACGGCACCCACGTGCCGGTCAGCGTGGTCAAGGTCGACGGTGGCCCGAAGCAGGCGCCGAACCCCTCCGCGAACGTCGGCGTCGAGTCGCTGCTGGACCTGGAGGACGTCACCAGCCTCGCCCCCGGCGCCTCGGTCATCGACTACGAGGGCCCGGACCTCGGCCCCAACCTCACCGACGCCCAGTGGCTCGCCACCTACCAGGCGATGGTGACCGACGACCGCGCCCAGGTGCTGTCCATCAGCTACGGCGGCTGCGAGTACTACACCGACGGCTCGGTCATCAACGCCGAGAACTACGACTCGCAGGAGGCCGCGGCGCAGGGGCAGACGATCTTCGTCGCCTCCGGTGACGCCGGCGCCAACGCCTGCGAGCCGGCCGGCGGCACCGACCAGAACGTCCTCTCCGTCTCCGACCCGGCCAGCCAGCCGTTCGTGACCGGCGTCGGCGGCACCCTGCTCTCCGGCGACCCCGCCACCTCGCGTTCCGCCTGGAACAGCAACAACGGCGGCACCGGCGGCGGCACCTCCAACGTCTGGTCCCTGACCGGCGCCGGCTTCCAGAACGGCTTCACCGGCGCGGGCTTCAACTCCGCCGCGTGCAAGGCGGCTTCCGGTTCCGTCTGCCGCCAGGTCCCCGACGTCTCCGCCCTGGCGGACCCGGACTCGGGCTACCCGGTCTACATCGGCGGCGGCTGGGGCACCATCGGCGGCACCAGCGGCGCCTCGCCGACCTGGGCCGCGCTGACCGCCATCGCGGACGCGCAGCCGACCTGCCAGGCCAACGGCCCGCTCGGCTACCTGAACTACGCCCTGTACGGGCTGGCGTCCAAGAGCTACGGCAGCTACTACACCGACATCACCGCCGGCAACAACAACGTCTACAGCCACGGCGGCTACAACGCCGGCACCGGCTACGACCTGACCACCGGCCTCGGTGAGCCCAACGCGGCCACCCTCACCGCCGCGCTGTGCGCCGCGGACCCGGCTCCGGCCACCGGCCCGGGCACCTACCACCCGGTCACCCCGACCCGGCTGCTGGACACCCGCACCATCAGCGGCGGCAGCGTCGTCCCGGCCAGCGGCATGACCGGCGTCCAGATCGAGGGCAACTCCAAGATCGCGGGCATTCCGTCCACCGGCGTGACCGCGGTGGTCCTGAACGTCACCGTCACCAACACCACCGGTGCGGGCAACCTCACCGCCTGGGGCGACAACACCACCCGGCCGAAGACGTCCAACCTGAACTGGACGGCCAAGGGCCAGACCATCTCCAACCTGGTGACCGTGGCGGTCCCGGGCGATGGCGCGATCGACTTCTACACCAACAGCGCCACGTCCGTCATCGCCGACATCCAGGGCTACTTCACCAAGGCCACCACCGGTGACACCTTCACCGGCGTGAGCCCCAGCCGTCTGCTGGACACCCGCAACGCGACCGGCATCGCCACCAAGACGCCGATCACCAATCAGACGGTCAGCCTGGCCGTCCGCGGCCACGGCAACGTCCCCGCCGACGCCACGGCCGCCGTGCTCAACCTGACGGCCACGCAGACCACCGGTGGCGGCGGCTACATCGAGGCGTTCCCCGAGGGCGTCTCCGCCCCCGGCGTCTCCAATGTCAACTGGGCCGCCAACGGCACCACCCAGGCCGGCCTGGCGATCGTGCCGATCGGCGCGGACGGCAACGTCAGCCTGATGGTGCACGGCAGCGCACACGTCATCGCGGACGTCTTCGGCTACTACACCGCCGACGCCACCGGCACCTCGTTCACCGGTGTCACGCCGAACCGGATCCTGGACACCCGCAGCGCGGTCGGCGTCTCCACCACCGCCCCGATCACCGGCGGCAGCACCATCGTGCTGCAGGTCACCGGCAAGGGCGGGGTTCCGTCGGGCGCCAAGACGGCGGTCCTGAACGTCACCGTCACCAGCACCGCCGGCTCGGGCAACCTGATCGCCTGGGCCGACGGCAGCACCAAGCCGACCACCTCCAACCTCAACTGGATCAAGGGCGAGACCGTCCCCAACCAGGTCGTGGTCCCGATCGGCGCCGACGGCAAGGTCGACCTGTACGTCAACAGCACCACCCACGTGATCGCCGACGTGTTCGGCTACTACATGTAG